One window of the Populus trichocarpa isolate Nisqually-1 chromosome 9, P.trichocarpa_v4.1, whole genome shotgun sequence genome contains the following:
- the LOC7489333 gene encoding uncharacterized protein LOC7489333, which yields METRGPPTPSSKFAAYQNPAFSAALTAKSLRPSKSALLFIVSLSSASAFSLLSTISRENGLIEKMSFRIFSQEVAYLFAKAAQAVVGLLFIGSVFSIFKAISLYRVKIAGVRITSPSKDARDQPQLTNRQLGLIGVKPKVEPVVSESSKKPPKSNPTSSASNVLVPIHQLITCSHQKSRVGSDKSNAGSGNKMASFSTPSKSRNSPSFYLVPGANSPLPSVQSSPAIDSAVSTPWSDKRASYTKEIRTEEQLEQFLAEVDEKISESAGKYATPPPTIGGFGMASPNTVASPANTPGVTRSTPLRPVRMSPGSQKFTTPPKIGEGDLPPPMSMEESIEAFKNLGIYPQIERWHDRLRQWFSSVLLNPLLDKIESSHIQVMQAAAKLGISITISQVGSDTPSENTATVSSTDRKEWQPTFSLDEDGLLSQLRATLLQALDASTLKLPLSSLQQSPQQNPMISIMQECVDAITKHQRLLALMRGEWARGLLPHSNVREDYMVQRIRELAEGTCLKNYEYPGSGEVYDKKNKKRTLGLLDDPHLLLYLFCAFLEHPKWMLHVDPASNAGAQSSKNPLFLGVLPPRERFPEKYISVISSAPSMLHPGALVLAVGKQSPTVFALYWDQKLQFSLQGRTALWDSISLLCHRITVGYGAVVRGMHLGSSALRLCPVLESEIED from the exons ATGGAAACACGAGGTCCTCCAACTCCATCTTCCAAGTTTGCAGCGTACCAAAACCCAGCATTCTCTGCTGCCCTGACCGCCAAAAGCCTCCGGCCCTCTAAATCCGCTCTCCTCTTCATCGTTTCTCTATCCTCCGCTTCCGCCTTTTCTCTACTCTCAACAATCTCCAG GGAAAATGGGTTGATCGAAAAGATGAGCTTCAGAATTTTTTCGCAGGAAGTGGCTT ATTTGTTTGCAAAGGCAGCACAGGCAGTGGTGggtttattatttattggatCTGTATTCTCCATCTTCAAGGCCATCTCTTTGTACAGAGTAAAAATTGCTGGTGTGCGTATAACCTCTCCCTCTAAAGATGCTAGAGATCAACCACAGCTAACAAACCGTCAATTGGGGCTTATAGGAGTAAAGCCAAAAGTTGAGCCTGTTGTATCTGAATCTTCAAAGAAACCTCCCAAGTCAAACCCCACATCATCCGCTTCTAATGTCCTTGTTCCAATTCATCAGCTAATTACCTGTTCGCATCAGAAGTCTCGAGTTGGCTCTGATAAATCAAATGCTGGAAGTGGAAATAAGATGGCCTCTTTTAGCACCCCATCCAAATCACGGAATTCTCCATCTTTTTATCTTGTCCCTGGGGCCAATTCACCTCTGCCTTCTGTTCAGAGTTCTCCAGCGATCGATTCAGCAGTCTCAACCCCTTGGTCAGATAAGCGAGCCTCTTATACTAAAGAGATAAGAACAGAAGAACAACTTGAACAATTCTTGGCAGAAGTAGATGAGAAAATCAGTGAATCAGCTGGTAAATATGCCACTCCACCTCCCACCATAGGGGGCTTTGGCATGGCTAGTCCTAATACTGTAGCAAGTCCAGCTAATACCCCTGGAGTTACAAGGAGCACACCCTTAAGGCCTGTGAGGATGTCTCCTGGTTCCCAGAAATTTACCACTCCCCCTAAGATAGGTGAGGGTGACCTTCCTCCACCAATGTCCATGGAAGAGTCCATTGAAGCTTTCAAAAATTTGGGCATTTATCCTCAAATTGAGCGCTGGCATGATCGCCTCAGGCAATGGTTTTCATCAGTTTTGCTTAATCCTCTACTTGACAAGATTGAAAGCAGTCATATTCAG GTAATGCAAGCAGCTGCTAAACTTGGTATTTCAATAACAATTAGTCAAGTAGGAAGTGATACACCTAGTGAAAATACTGCTACTGTGTCTTCAACTGATAGGAAGGAATGGCAACCGACATTCTCTCTAGATGAAGATGGACTTCTCAGTCAGTTACGGGCTACTCTTTTGCAGGCTCTTGATGCTTCCACCT TGAAGTTACCTCTATCCAGTCTCCAGCAATCTCCGCAGCAAAATCCTATGATATCAATTATGCAGGAGTGTGTGGATGCCATCACTAAACACCAGAGGCTTCTTGCGTTAATGAGAGGAGAGTGGGCCAGAGGTTTGCTGCCACATAGCAATGTTCGGGAAGATTATATGGTTCAGAGGATCCGAG AGCTTGCTGAAGGAACCTGCTTGAAGAATTATGAGTATCCAGGAAGCGGGGAAGTTTAtgacaaaaagaataaaaagcgTACTCTTGGGCTTCTGGATGATCCTCATTTGCTTCTATATCTTTTTTGTGCTTTCCTTGAACATCCAAAGTGGATGTTGCATGTAGATCCCGCATCTAATGCTGGAGCTCAGTCTAGCAAGAATCCATTATTCCTGGGGGTTCTGCCTCCTAGAGAAAGGTTCCCTGAGAAGTACATATCTGTCATATCCAGTGCTCCTTCCATGCTTCACCCAGGAGCTTTAGTACTAGCTGTTGGAAAGCAAAGCCCTACAGTATTTGCTTTATACTGGGATCAGAAGCTGCAGTTCTCTCTCCAG GGAAGAACAGCTTTGTGGGATTCCATCTCGCTCCTGTGCCACAGGATCACGGTTGGATATGGCGCTGTAGTTCGGGGCATGCATCTTGGTTCTTCAGCCCTGAGACTCTGCCCAGTTCTCGAGTCAGAAATCGAAGACTGA